The genomic region GTCGTAGGCGGCCGCCGATGAGAGTGCGTTGATCGAACTGGAGAGGGTAGACATGGCGGCCGCGAACACGCCCGCGATGAGGAGGCCGCGGACGCCGGCCGGGAGCGCTTCAACGATGAACCCGGCGAAGATCTCGTCGGCGCGCACGAAGGCGGCTCCGTCGTACCACGCCCAGAGGCCCAAGCCAACGAAAAGGAAAAGGGTGAACTGGAGGAGGACGGCGAAGCCGCTGCCGACGAGGGCGCGACGGCTCGCGGCGAGGTCGCGGCAGGCGAGAAGGCGCTGGACGATGAGCTGGTCCGCGCCGTGCGAACCCATGGAGAGGAAGGCGCCGCCGAGGAGTCCGGCCCACAGCGTGTAGGGCCGCCCGAAGTCGAGCGACGGGTCGATGACGGTGAGCTTTCCGGCCTCCCCGGCGCGGGCGAGGATCTCGGGCCACCCGCCGGGCACGGCGCCGCCGAGGACGACGAGCGCGATGAGCCCGCCGGCCAGGTAGAGCGCCATCTGCGAGGCGTCCACCCACACGACCGCGCGGATGCCGCCGATGAAGGTATAGATGAAGGTGACGGCCCCGATCACGAGCACGGAGGCGATGAGCGGCCACCCCGTGACGAGCGTGAGCGGAATGGCCGTCGCGAAGAGCCGCACGGAATCCGCGAGGAGGCGCGTGATCATGAAGATGCCGGAGGTCAGCTGCCGGGTCTCCGTCCCGAACCGGGCCTCCAGCAGTTCGTAGGCCGTCCGCAGCCGCCCCTCGCGATACGCGGGCAGCAGC from Candidatus Palauibacter soopunensis harbors:
- a CDS encoding sodium:solute symporter: MTSLDLAILVVYLGGITAWGAWLGRGARGGEEYFLGRRDLPWVVVLLSVVATETSTLTFLSIPGIAYGGSLAFVQIAAGYVLGRIAVAAWLLPAYREGRLRTAYELLEARFGTETRQLTSGIFMITRLLADSVRLFATAIPLTLVTGWPLIASVLVIGAVTFIYTFIGGIRAVVWVDASQMALYLAGGLIALVVLGGAVPGGWPEILARAGEAGKLTVIDPSLDFGRPYTLWAGLLGGAFLSMGSHGADQLIVQRLLACRDLAASRRALVGSGFAVLLQFTLFLFVGLGLWAWYDGAAFVRADEIFAGFIVEALPAGVRGLLIAGVFAAAMSTLSSSINALSSAAAYDFWAASRPEADERRILRVGRMWAVAWTALLVAAAVGFIPLSEESTAVEVSLGIASLVYGGLLGAFALARFSRRATSRSARLGIVFGIGSVTAIWIGARAAVAWPWFVLIGTAITVAVGFLAGARRGSPTSE